The following proteins are encoded in a genomic region of Drosophila miranda strain MSH22 chromosome 4, D.miranda_PacBio2.1, whole genome shotgun sequence:
- the LOC108164229 gene encoding BTB/POZ domain-containing protein 9-like, whose translation MSSQANKETSSSPNSTNEDIIDYSGSLVADMASLCMNQPYSDVEFLVEDKRLPGHRNILAMRCEYFRALLYGGLAESNQREVPLEVPLEAFKLILGYLYSGKMHLSTLDVDTIIDVLDLAHLYGLQAVETGVDKYLQQNLSVSNVCTILDVARRNNLNQRAEECLNFIDYNSSDIVKHDSFKKLSKELIEELLRRDKFAALEIDIFRAVCKWRDNHPSEDFKTLAALVRLPLLTVQQLVQEVRPSGLFEPDQIFNAIGQVDTGENLPYRVVVLPGKNVASGRRLRFVHRMARTPQIHSPTLEYDILKCTL comes from the coding sequence ATGAGCAGCCAGGCAAATAAAGAGACCTCGTCGTCCCCGAATTCCACTAATGAAGACATTATCGACTACAGCGGCAGCCTCGTCGCGGACATGGCCAGCCTCTGCATGAACCAGCCCTACTCGGACGTGGAGTTCCTGGTGGAGGATAAGCGGCTGCCGGGCCATCGCAACATTCTGGCGATGCGTTGTGAGTACTTCCGCGCTTTGCTCTACGGCGGTTTGGCCGAGTCGAACCAACGGGAAGTTCCGCTTGAGGTGCCGCTTGAAGCCTTCAAGTTAATCCTGGGATATCTCTACTCGGGGAAGATGCATCTGTCCACACTGGACGTGGACACCATTATCGATGTGCTCGATTTGGCCCATCTTTACGGGTTGCAGGCCGTCGAGACGGGCGTAGACAAATACCTGCAGCAGAATCTTTCTGTCAGTAATGTGTGCACGATCCTGGATGTCGCACGCCGCAACAATCTCAACCAACGGGCTGAAGAATGCCTTAATTTCATCGACTACAATAGCTCCGATATAGTAAAACACGATTCCTTCAAAAAGCTGTCCAAGGAATTAATTGAGGAACTCCTGCGACGGGACAAGTTTGCGGCCCTCGAAATTGATATCTTTCGAGCTGTATGCAAATGGAGGGACAACCATCCGAGCGAGGACTTCAAGACGTTGGCTGCGCTCGTACGTCTACCGCTTTTGACTGTCCAACAGCTGGTGCAAGAGGTACGCCCCTCTGGCTTATTCGAGCCGGACCAAATATTCAACGCCATTGGTCAAGTGGATACCGGAGAGAATCTGCCCTACCGTGTCGTCGTGTTGCCGGGGAAGAATGTGGCATCAGGAAGACGCCTTCGCTTCGTTCACAGGATGGCCAGAACACCACAGATACACTCCCCGACACTTGAATACGACATACTTAAATGTACACTTTAG
- the LOC108163327 gene encoding sodium-dependent nutrient amino acid transporter 1 isoform X1 — METSHHNHQNPAFIGDDGRSTASTVVISSNSPVPGATAAGRDNADQEAGAGKLSEERATWGKGVEFLMSCIAMSVGLGNVWRFPFTALDNGGGAFLIPYLIVLFLIGKPIYYLEMVIGQFSSRGSVKVFDLCPAMKGVGIGQALQVFMLSTYYAALVAIIGRYFYESFRNPLPWATCHEEWGSNCIDSAPDARNWLPQDPHDPQDDQPIQKNYTINDESQRVRTSSEWYFVKEVLHEKPDIIDGIGLPNWELVIGLFVAWLCVFLIIRRGVKSSGKASYFLAIFPYVIMGVLLIRAVTLPGAADGILYFIKPQWGKILDPKVWYAAVTQCFYSLSVCFGNIIMYSSFNKFGHNVHRDAAIVTGLDTITSLLAGFTIFGILGHLAHEIGTDDIGTVVKGGAGLAFISYPDAIAKFKQLPQIFSVLFFLMLFVLGIGSNIAMTSCSVTAIRDRFPHFKQWQCSLFIAIISFAIGLMYITPGGQYMLTLVDFFGASMIALVLGIAELYTIGWIYGTDRLCKDIEFMLGRKVGLYWRLCWSIFTPLIMTVILIYFYATYEPLTYNDKIYPGWAYSIGWTITAFGILQLPVWMIVAIVRDPGRTLGEKITGAFTPTKNWGPLDPLLREQYHKEIDNELTPKRGQGVWPAIKQNIFG, encoded by the exons ATGGAAACATCGCATCATAATCACCAAAATCCGGCTTTTATAGGCGACGATGGACGCAGCACAGCGAGCACTGTGGTGATATCG TCCAACAGTCCGGTGCCAGGCGCTACAGCAGCCGGTCGCGATAATGCCGACCAGGAGGCAGGAGCGGGCAAATTGTCAGAGGAACGCGCCACCTGGGGCAAGGGAGTGGAGTTCCTAATGTCCTGCATCGCCATGTCGGTGGGCCTCGGCAATGTCTGGCGATTCCCCTTCACCGCTCTCGACAATGGCGGTGGTGCCTTCCTCATACCATATCTCATTGTGCTGTTTCTGATTGGCAAACCGATTTACTATCTGGAAATGGTAATTGGTCAGTTTTCCAGTCGCGGTTCAGTAAAGGTTTTCGATTTGTGTCCAGCGATGAAAG GTGTTGGAATCGGTCAGGCACTGCAGGTGTTTATGCTCAGCACATACTATGCCGCACTGGTGGCGATAATTGGTCGATACTTTTATGAATCATTCCGCAACCCATTGCCCTGGGCCACATGCCACGAGGAGTGGGGTAGCAACTGCATTGATTCCGCCCCCGATGCACGTAATTGGCTTCCACAAGATCCACATGATCCACAGGATGATCAACCGATACAAAAAAATTACACAATAAATGATGAGAGTCAACGGGTTCGGACCAGTTCGGAATGGTATTTTGT AAAGGAAGTGCTGCACGAGAAGCCCGACATCATCGATGGCATTGGTCTGCCCAACTGGGAATTGGTCATTGGCTTATTCGTCGCCTGGCTGTGCGTCTTCCTCATCATTCGACGCGGCGTCAAGAGCTCCGGGAAGGCCTCCTATTTCCTGGCCATCTTCCCCTATGTGATCATGGGTGTACTCCTCATCCGTGCCGTCACCCTGCCGGGCGCCGCCGATGGCATCTTGTACTTCATCAAGCCGCAGTGGGGCAAGATATTGGATCCGAAAGTTTGGTATGCCGCCGTCACGCAATGTTTTTACTCTCTCTCCGTTTGCTTTGGCAACATCATCATGTACTCGTCGTTTAACAAATTCGGACACAATGTCCATCGGGATGCGGCGATTGTCACGGGTCTGGACACGATCACATCCCTGCTGGCGGGCTTCACCATCTTCGGTATCCTCGGGCACTTGGCCCACGAGATCGGCACCGATGACATTGGCACTGTGGTGAAGGGCGGCGCTGGCCTCGCCTTCATCTCGTATCCCGATGCCATTGCAAAGTTCAAACAGCTGCCGCAGATCTTCTCGGTGCTGTTCTTCCTTATGCTGTTTGTCCTGGGAATCGGCTCGAACATCGCCATGACTTCCTGCTCGGTGACGGCCATAAGAGATCGTTTTCCACACTTCAAGCAATGGCAGTGTTCCCTCTTTATAGCAATCATTAGCTTTGCCATTGGCTTGATGTACATAACACCG GGCGGACAGTATATGCTTACCCTAGTGGACTTCTTTGGGGCCTCAATGATTGCTTTGGTCCTGGGCATTGCAGAGCTCTACACCATTGGCTGGATCTATGGCACTGATCGGCTTTGCAAGGACATTGAGTTCATGCTGGGCCGCAAAGTGGGTCTCTATTGGCGACTCTGCTGGAGCATCTTCACCCCATTGATTATGACTGTAATCCTGATCTACTTCTATGCCACCTATGAGCCCCTAACCTACAACGACAAAATCTACCCAGGCTGGGCGTACA GCATCGGTTGGACCATCACTGCCTTTGGCATTCTCCAGTTGCCCGTTTGGATGATTGTGGCCATTGTCCGGGATCCGGGCAGAACTTTGGGTGAGAAAATCACTGGCGCTTTCACTCCAACGAAAAACTGGGGTCCCCTCGATCCCCTGCTGCGGGAGCAGTATCACAAAGAGATTGACAACGAATTGACCCCGAAGCGGGGTCAAGGCGTTTGGCCCGCCATCAAGCAGAATATTTTTGGTTAG
- the LOC108163327 gene encoding sodium-dependent nutrient amino acid transporter 1 isoform X2: METSHHNHQNPAFIGDDGRSTASTVVISSNSPVPGATAAGRDNADQEAGAGKLSEERATWGKGVEFLMSCIAMSVGLGNVWRFPFTALDNGGGAFLIPYLIVLFLIGKPIYYLEMVIGQFSSRGSVKVFDLCPAMKGVGIGQVVSISMVTTYYVAIMGITLRYLYESFRSPLPWSECRSEWESTCVASSLGNTSKLANNRMDMDMPQQQPVASAELYFLKEVLHEKPDIIDGIGLPNWELVIGLFVAWLCVFLIIRRGVKSSGKASYFLAIFPYVIMGVLLIRAVTLPGAADGILYFIKPQWGKILDPKVWYAAVTQCFYSLSVCFGNIIMYSSFNKFGHNVHRDAAIVTGLDTITSLLAGFTIFGILGHLAHEIGTDDIGTVVKGGAGLAFISYPDAIAKFKQLPQIFSVLFFLMLFVLGIGSNIAMTSCSVTAIRDRFPHFKQWQCSLFIAIISFAIGLMYITPGGQYMLTLVDFFGASMIALVLGIAELYTIGWIYGTDRLCKDIEFMLGRKVGLYWRLCWSIFTPLIMTVILIYFYATYEPLTYNDKIYPGWAYSIGWTITAFGILQLPVWMIVAIVRDPGRTLGEKITGAFTPTKNWGPLDPLLREQYHKEIDNELTPKRGQGVWPAIKQNIFG; the protein is encoded by the exons ATGGAAACATCGCATCATAATCACCAAAATCCGGCTTTTATAGGCGACGATGGACGCAGCACAGCGAGCACTGTGGTGATATCG TCCAACAGTCCGGTGCCAGGCGCTACAGCAGCCGGTCGCGATAATGCCGACCAGGAGGCAGGAGCGGGCAAATTGTCAGAGGAACGCGCCACCTGGGGCAAGGGAGTGGAGTTCCTAATGTCCTGCATCGCCATGTCGGTGGGCCTCGGCAATGTCTGGCGATTCCCCTTCACCGCTCTCGACAATGGCGGTGGTGCCTTCCTCATACCATATCTCATTGTGCTGTTTCTGATTGGCAAACCGATTTACTATCTGGAAATGGTAATTGGTCAGTTTTCCAGTCGCGGTTCAGTAAAGGTTTTCGATTTGTGTCCAGCGATGAAAG GTGTTGGAATTGGTCAGGTTGTGTCCATATCCATGGTGACCACCTACTATGTCGCTATAATGGGCATAACCCTACGTTATTTGTACGAATCGTTTCGCTCGCCATTGCCGTGGTCCGAGTGCCGCTCGGAATGGGAGTCCACCTGTGTCGCCTCCAGTCTGGGTAACACCTCCAAATTGGCCAATAACCGAATGGATATGGATATGCCTCAACAGCAGCCGGTGGCATCCGCCGAGCTGTATTTTCT AAAGGAAGTGCTGCACGAGAAGCCCGACATCATCGATGGCATTGGTCTGCCCAACTGGGAATTGGTCATTGGCTTATTCGTCGCCTGGCTGTGCGTCTTCCTCATCATTCGACGCGGCGTCAAGAGCTCCGGGAAGGCCTCCTATTTCCTGGCCATCTTCCCCTATGTGATCATGGGTGTACTCCTCATCCGTGCCGTCACCCTGCCGGGCGCCGCCGATGGCATCTTGTACTTCATCAAGCCGCAGTGGGGCAAGATATTGGATCCGAAAGTTTGGTATGCCGCCGTCACGCAATGTTTTTACTCTCTCTCCGTTTGCTTTGGCAACATCATCATGTACTCGTCGTTTAACAAATTCGGACACAATGTCCATCGGGATGCGGCGATTGTCACGGGTCTGGACACGATCACATCCCTGCTGGCGGGCTTCACCATCTTCGGTATCCTCGGGCACTTGGCCCACGAGATCGGCACCGATGACATTGGCACTGTGGTGAAGGGCGGCGCTGGCCTCGCCTTCATCTCGTATCCCGATGCCATTGCAAAGTTCAAACAGCTGCCGCAGATCTTCTCGGTGCTGTTCTTCCTTATGCTGTTTGTCCTGGGAATCGGCTCGAACATCGCCATGACTTCCTGCTCGGTGACGGCCATAAGAGATCGTTTTCCACACTTCAAGCAATGGCAGTGTTCCCTCTTTATAGCAATCATTAGCTTTGCCATTGGCTTGATGTACATAACACCG GGCGGACAGTATATGCTTACCCTAGTGGACTTCTTTGGGGCCTCAATGATTGCTTTGGTCCTGGGCATTGCAGAGCTCTACACCATTGGCTGGATCTATGGCACTGATCGGCTTTGCAAGGACATTGAGTTCATGCTGGGCCGCAAAGTGGGTCTCTATTGGCGACTCTGCTGGAGCATCTTCACCCCATTGATTATGACTGTAATCCTGATCTACTTCTATGCCACCTATGAGCCCCTAACCTACAACGACAAAATCTACCCAGGCTGGGCGTACA GCATCGGTTGGACCATCACTGCCTTTGGCATTCTCCAGTTGCCCGTTTGGATGATTGTGGCCATTGTCCGGGATCCGGGCAGAACTTTGGGTGAGAAAATCACTGGCGCTTTCACTCCAACGAAAAACTGGGGTCCCCTCGATCCCCTGCTGCGGGAGCAGTATCACAAAGAGATTGACAACGAATTGACCCCGAAGCGGGGTCAAGGCGTTTGGCCCGCCATCAAGCAGAATATTTTTGGTTAG